The following proteins are co-located in the Brevibacillus laterosporus DSM 25 genome:
- a CDS encoding MFS transporter, with protein sequence MKDKKTWDLISVASIPLVMTLGNSMLIPVLTIMEKKLGISPLQASMLITTYSVVAILLIPLAGFLSDRIGRKTIIIPSLLIAGLGGLLSGWAAWKMANPYMMILVGRTLQGVGAAGAFPIVMPLIGDMYQNKKEVSSGLGIIETSNTFGKVLSPVLGAWLATLIWYLPFLATPIFCLVSLLLVAFFVKAPQEKQTPKSFQEYKKSILAIFQAEGRWLYAVFAIGCISMLVLFGVLFHLSSVLEDQYRWEGIKKGLVLAIPLASLCLVSYVTGRLIGENKQLMKWLSFSGMLILFGSMLWISFSQPQSIYLFLILLCVSGAGIGATLPSLDALLTKRFDKAERGTITAFYNSARFVGVASGPPLFAYLITVSHRFLFLTVAGICLVAAILSLFAIKPAEKTTKKEDGGPESINMLRKSRVKA encoded by the coding sequence ATGAAAGACAAAAAAACGTGGGACCTTATTTCTGTGGCATCAATCCCTCTTGTCATGACATTGGGTAATTCCATGCTTATTCCAGTCTTGACAATTATGGAAAAGAAGCTGGGGATTTCTCCTTTGCAAGCAAGTATGCTTATTACTACGTATTCTGTAGTAGCTATTTTACTTATACCTCTGGCAGGTTTTTTGTCAGATCGCATTGGTCGAAAAACCATTATCATACCGAGTCTACTGATTGCTGGCCTAGGTGGTCTGCTATCAGGTTGGGCAGCTTGGAAAATGGCAAATCCTTATATGATGATTCTAGTTGGTCGTACCTTGCAAGGAGTGGGGGCGGCTGGAGCGTTTCCTATTGTTATGCCGTTAATTGGGGACATGTATCAAAATAAAAAGGAGGTTAGCTCTGGTTTAGGTATTATTGAAACATCCAATACCTTTGGAAAAGTGCTATCTCCTGTATTAGGCGCTTGGTTAGCGACGTTGATCTGGTATTTACCTTTTTTGGCAACACCTATTTTTTGCCTAGTTTCTCTTTTACTAGTAGCCTTTTTTGTTAAAGCTCCACAGGAGAAACAAACACCAAAAAGCTTCCAAGAATATAAAAAGTCCATTCTGGCTATTTTTCAAGCAGAGGGTCGTTGGCTATATGCGGTGTTTGCTATCGGGTGTATCTCTATGCTTGTTTTATTTGGAGTACTCTTTCATTTGTCGTCCGTGTTAGAGGATCAGTATAGGTGGGAAGGCATAAAAAAAGGATTAGTTCTAGCAATACCATTAGCATCCTTATGCCTTGTATCCTATGTGACAGGGAGGCTAATTGGAGAAAATAAGCAGTTAATGAAGTGGTTGTCCTTTTCGGGAATGTTGATCCTGTTTGGCAGTATGCTTTGGATTAGCTTTAGCCAGCCACAGAGCATATATCTGTTCCTTATTCTTTTATGTGTTAGTGGTGCCGGCATTGGTGCGACACTTCCAAGTCTAGATGCTCTTTTGACTAAACGCTTTGATAAAGCAGAGAGAGGAACTATTACGGCGTTTTACAATAGTGCCCGGTTTGTTGGAGTTGCATCTGGTCCGCCGCTATTTGCCTATTTGATTACAGTTTCGCATCGCTTTTTGTTTTTGACAGTAGCGGGAATTTGCTTGGTGGCAGCGATTCTTTCTTTATTTGCCATTAAACCAGCGGAGAAAACCACAAAAAAAGAAGATGGTGGCCCTGAGTCCATCAATATGCTTAGAAAGAGCAGAGTAAAAGCCTAA
- a CDS encoding ATP-binding protein, which yields MDNILRSVVGKLWMTIIALFAVVLTIFSLLLVQSFGSYYLKKQSADLALLGTKVAANLETVRDQKEMLTMASKLLTVYHTGLLVVDEQKRVLVHETTDEKQPSITLDKLLNSGGFPLADAFAGKQVGPNRLIFGDKASDSLEHTQFLAMAIPISFDGKQKSALILYQAIQEVNGTYLEIRQLIFVVGVIGFILTTVFAFFLSSRITSPLRQIKQSAQRIAEGEFNTEIPLRSTDEIGELAAAFNVMTLKLRNVVNALSHEKEQMATVLRSMIDGVIMLDQKGRVVLTNPQAEDFTRDWAFENQGRPLPIQELYQKMLLSEQEVMEDFEAQGRFWSVVMVPLYDHNQVRGAVAVLRDMTKERKLDKLRQDFVANISHELRTPLSMLQGYSEAIVDGIASTPEEHKELAKIIYDESVRMTKLVNELLSLARMEAGHVELHEELTELLPYFERVLRKFANRAAERNVDIKLDIQTDYGWISFDPDKMEQVLTNLIDNAIRHIPDGGLITVRIKNEDTGKITIEVIDTGSGIPQEDLPFVFERFYKADKARTRGRAGTGLGLAIAKNIVAAHNGKISVQSKMKEGTTFTITIPVIT from the coding sequence GTGGATAATATCCTGCGAAGTGTTGTCGGAAAGCTTTGGATGACAATCATAGCGTTATTCGCGGTGGTACTTACGATTTTCAGCCTCTTGCTTGTTCAGTCCTTTGGTAGTTATTATCTGAAAAAGCAGTCGGCTGATTTGGCTCTTCTTGGAACAAAAGTTGCTGCTAATCTGGAAACTGTGCGTGATCAAAAAGAAATGCTAACGATGGCTTCCAAACTCTTGACGGTGTACCATACAGGTCTGCTTGTGGTAGATGAGCAAAAACGCGTTCTTGTTCATGAAACGACTGATGAAAAACAACCGTCCATTACTCTGGATAAGCTATTAAATAGCGGGGGATTTCCCTTAGCTGATGCTTTTGCAGGAAAACAGGTCGGACCTAATCGTTTGATTTTTGGAGATAAAGCTTCAGATAGTCTTGAACACACACAGTTTCTGGCCATGGCTATTCCTATTTCCTTTGATGGAAAACAAAAATCCGCACTTATTTTATATCAAGCCATCCAAGAAGTGAATGGTACTTATCTGGAGATTAGACAACTTATTTTTGTTGTGGGTGTCATTGGGTTTATTTTAACGACAGTATTCGCGTTCTTTTTATCTTCACGTATCACTTCACCATTGCGTCAGATTAAACAATCTGCTCAACGTATCGCTGAAGGAGAATTTAATACGGAGATACCGCTTCGATCGACTGATGAAATTGGAGAATTAGCGGCTGCTTTTAATGTCATGACGCTAAAACTTCGTAATGTAGTAAATGCTCTGTCGCATGAAAAGGAGCAAATGGCAACTGTTTTACGTAGTATGATTGATGGCGTTATCATGCTGGATCAAAAAGGGCGTGTCGTATTAACCAATCCTCAGGCAGAAGATTTTACTCGGGATTGGGCTTTTGAAAATCAAGGTCGTCCTTTGCCTATTCAGGAATTGTATCAAAAAATGTTGCTCTCAGAACAAGAAGTAATGGAAGATTTTGAAGCACAAGGGCGTTTCTGGTCTGTTGTGATGGTACCGCTATACGATCACAATCAAGTTCGAGGAGCTGTCGCTGTACTGCGGGACATGACTAAAGAGCGGAAACTGGACAAATTACGCCAAGACTTTGTTGCAAATATTTCGCATGAATTAAGAACGCCTCTGTCCATGCTACAGGGTTATAGTGAAGCCATTGTAGATGGTATTGCTTCCACTCCAGAGGAACATAAGGAGCTAGCAAAGATTATTTATGATGAATCAGTTAGGATGACTAAGCTAGTAAATGAATTGTTAAGCTTAGCACGTATGGAAGCAGGGCATGTGGAGCTCCATGAAGAACTAACAGAGCTTCTTCCTTATTTCGAACGAGTATTGCGCAAATTTGCGAACAGAGCGGCAGAACGTAATGTCGACATCAAGCTTGATATACAAACGGATTATGGGTGGATTTCTTTTGATCCGGACAAAATGGAGCAAGTGCTGACCAATTTAATTGACAATGCAATTCGTCATATTCCCGATGGCGGACTTATCACTGTTCGTATAAAGAATGAGGATACAGGAAAAATAACCATTGAGGTCATCGACACAGGTAGTGGAATTCCTCAAGAGGATTTACCATTTGTTTTTGAGCGTTTTTACAAAGCAGATAAAGCTCGAACTCGTGGTCGAGCAGGAACTGGATTAGGCTTAGCTATTGCAAAAAACATTGTAGCAGCCCATAACGGAAAAATATCTGTTCAAAGTAAGATGAAGGAAGGAACAACCTTTACCATTACAATACCAGTCATCACATAG
- a CDS encoding ferredoxin, translating into MTTWVDKDTCIACGACGATAPDVFDYDDEGLAFNTIDDNTNTAEIPDILHDDVRDAADGCPTDSIKIDG; encoded by the coding sequence ATGACTACATGGGTAGATAAAGATACCTGTATTGCGTGTGGAGCCTGTGGCGCCACAGCTCCTGATGTATTTGATTACGATGATGAAGGTTTGGCGTTCAACACGATTGACGACAATACAAACACTGCTGAGATCCCTGATATCTTACACGATGATGTTCGTGATGCAGCAGACGGTTGCCCAACTGACTCTATTAAAATCGACGGTTAA
- a CDS encoding HAD family hydrolase — protein MNKTILFDVDGVFLSEERYFDASSLTIWEMLFSEKYLGIEGQDFVPAPEEKVIRRVRSEIFANDQVLTFMKAQGINSNWDMVYLVVSYHLVSLVAKLQESKPEEVRALLTNQIGREEIGKIQALVRSENLSFVPDYAAFVSDFTKGNVEKSEMLLYLNQIAYEKCGISTNIFARTSSLWELCQETFQEWYLGDGLIADSIGRAAHQVGKRGFLSDEIPIIEPAVMREVLQGLRDRGYRLGVGTGRPSIETYVPLKELGILEFFDPDRIVTASHVLEAEQQFPDTAPLSKPHPYCYFQGYLTRGKGVSAALSCQLTEEERQNLLVVGDSVADLMAARSIGCQFAATLTGLTGEEAREKFEQANAEFILRDVSEIATIEF, from the coding sequence ATGAACAAAACGATTTTATTTGATGTGGATGGTGTATTTCTAAGCGAGGAAAGATATTTTGATGCTTCTTCTCTGACGATTTGGGAAATGTTATTTAGCGAAAAATATCTTGGAATAGAGGGACAGGATTTCGTGCCAGCTCCTGAGGAAAAGGTGATCAGACGTGTCCGTTCCGAAATTTTTGCAAATGACCAGGTGCTGACCTTTATGAAAGCCCAGGGGATTAACTCTAACTGGGATATGGTGTATTTAGTTGTTTCTTACCATCTTGTTAGTCTTGTTGCAAAATTACAAGAATCCAAGCCAGAGGAAGTTCGTGCACTGTTAACGAATCAAATTGGTCGAGAAGAGATTGGAAAAATTCAAGCTTTGGTGAGATCGGAAAATCTCTCCTTTGTTCCTGACTATGCTGCTTTTGTTTCGGATTTTACAAAAGGAAATGTAGAGAAGAGTGAGATGCTACTCTATCTCAATCAAATCGCCTATGAAAAATGTGGAATATCAACTAACATTTTTGCGCGAACTAGCTCGCTGTGGGAACTATGCCAAGAGACATTCCAAGAATGGTATCTAGGCGACGGGCTGATCGCAGACTCCATAGGTAGAGCAGCCCACCAGGTAGGAAAAAGAGGATTTTTGTCAGATGAAATTCCAATCATTGAACCAGCCGTTATGAGAGAAGTGCTACAAGGCTTGCGTGATCGAGGATATCGCTTAGGCGTAGGTACAGGACGCCCTTCTATCGAGACGTATGTTCCACTAAAAGAGCTTGGGATTTTAGAGTTCTTTGACCCAGATCGTATTGTAACTGCCTCCCATGTATTGGAAGCAGAACAGCAATTCCCAGACACTGCCCCACTCTCCAAGCCACATCCATACTGCTACTTTCAAGGTTATTTGACGAGAGGCAAAGGTGTTTCTGCTGCACTTTCCTGTCAGCTAACGGAGGAAGAACGTCAGAATCTGCTAGTTGTTGGAGATTCCGTTGCTGACTTAATGGCTGCTAGATCAATTGGTTGTCAGTTTGCAGCTACTTTGACAGGATTAACAGGAGAAGAAGCTCGGGAGAAATTTGAACAAGCGAATGCAGAATTTATTTTGCGTGATGTAAGTGAAATTGCAACGATTGAGTTTTAA
- a CDS encoding pyridoxal-phosphate-dependent aminotransferase family protein translates to MFKEKIILRIPGPTPIPPRVQQAMNRPMIGHRSGQFSQILSDVAEKIKPVFGTTQQVYVLAGSGTSALEMSVVNTLQAGDEAIVTISGAFGERFAKICERYQIKVHRLEVAWGEAITPELLQDFLVQHPMAKAVFATYCETSSGVLNPIPELSQVVKTHSNALFIVDAVSCLGAVPCEMDEWGLDIVVTGSQKAFMLPTGLAFIAVSEQAWKRIEQITPQAFYLDLKAYRKSMAEQTTPYTPAVSLVFGLEEVVAMLDEEGLPQVFARHELMKKMTRAAMRALGLPLMTADAYASPTVTSVDPGDLFNAEELRKILRTKYNVIIAGGQQHLKGKIFRIGHMGYCDPQDMLTVISLIEISLQQIGYETTLGAGVRAAQEVLIQHG, encoded by the coding sequence ATGTTCAAAGAGAAAATCATATTACGTATTCCTGGCCCTACTCCAATTCCACCTCGCGTGCAACAAGCAATGAACCGTCCCATGATCGGTCATCGCAGTGGTCAATTTTCTCAAATACTATCTGATGTAGCTGAGAAAATAAAACCGGTATTCGGCACTACACAACAAGTGTACGTACTCGCAGGAAGCGGTACAAGCGCATTGGAAATGAGCGTAGTCAATACTTTGCAAGCAGGAGATGAAGCAATCGTCACGATTAGCGGAGCTTTTGGCGAACGATTCGCAAAAATCTGCGAACGTTATCAAATTAAAGTTCATCGTCTAGAGGTTGCTTGGGGAGAAGCAATTACCCCTGAACTCTTGCAAGATTTTCTAGTGCAGCATCCCATGGCAAAAGCTGTTTTTGCTACCTATTGCGAAACATCCTCAGGTGTTTTAAATCCAATTCCAGAATTATCACAGGTCGTCAAAACGCACAGCAACGCTCTATTTATTGTAGATGCGGTCAGTTGCTTAGGCGCTGTGCCTTGCGAAATGGATGAGTGGGGTCTGGACATCGTTGTAACAGGTTCGCAAAAAGCATTTATGCTACCTACTGGACTTGCTTTCATTGCAGTAAGCGAACAAGCTTGGAAACGTATTGAACAGATCACTCCTCAAGCCTTCTATCTTGATCTCAAGGCGTATCGCAAAAGTATGGCAGAGCAAACAACGCCTTATACTCCTGCCGTATCACTCGTGTTTGGATTAGAAGAAGTGGTAGCAATGCTCGACGAAGAAGGACTTCCTCAGGTATTTGCTCGTCATGAGCTTATGAAAAAAATGACACGAGCTGCAATGAGAGCATTAGGATTGCCATTAATGACAGCTGATGCATACGCCTCTCCAACTGTTACATCCGTAGATCCTGGCGATTTATTTAATGCTGAGGAACTACGTAAGATATTGCGCACCAAGTATAATGTGATCATTGCTGGTGGACAGCAGCATTTAAAAGGTAAGATTTTCCGCATTGGTCATATGGGCTATTGTGATCCACAAGATATGTTGACTGTAATTTCACTCATTGAAATCTCTTTGCAGCAGATTGGTTATGAAACGACATTAGGTGCCGGTGTACGTGCGGCTCAGGAGGTATTGATTCAACATGGATAA
- the serA gene encoding phosphoglycerate dehydrogenase: MDKFRVLISDPLSEQGIQQLLDAQDVIVEQKTALSPSELLEIIGHYDALLVRSQTQVTAEVIQAAKKLKVIGRAGVGVDNIDINAATAAGIVVINAPDGNTISTAEHSFAMLMAVARNIPQAHKKLVDGTWDRKNFQGVELHNKTLGIIGMGRIGSEVAKRAKAFQMNVIGYDPYLTNERAQKLGVTNGTVDDIVTQADFITVHTPLMKETKHLLNDKQFAKMKPTTRVINCARGGIIDEKALLHALDNGLIAAAALDVYEEEPPVNNPLVGHPRVVTTPHLGASTVEAQENVAIDVSEELLKVLRNETFKNAVNLPTVDAHLMECVQPFFSLSEKLGQFLAQLTIGALQEVKITYSGELSEMSTSPLTRTILKGLLAYRLGAEVNYINAPYLAKKRDISVTEEKSTISRGFTNLITVTLRSNLETRTIAGTRLNGFGDRIVKIDQSTIDVQPQGYLMYVQHNDRPGVIGYVGSVLGQNGVNIATMQVGRKDVGGDAIMMLTVDKPLSAELLDELGQSLEISSVTQIEL; this comes from the coding sequence ATGGATAAATTTCGCGTATTAATAAGTGATCCCCTAAGTGAACAAGGTATTCAGCAACTACTGGACGCTCAAGATGTGATCGTTGAACAAAAAACAGCTTTATCACCGAGTGAATTACTTGAGATCATCGGGCACTATGATGCTCTATTGGTCCGGAGTCAAACACAGGTGACTGCTGAAGTCATACAAGCAGCCAAGAAACTAAAAGTAATTGGTCGTGCAGGTGTTGGTGTCGACAATATTGATATTAACGCAGCCACGGCAGCCGGTATTGTAGTCATCAACGCTCCAGATGGCAATACGATTTCCACTGCTGAGCACTCTTTTGCAATGCTAATGGCAGTAGCCCGCAACATTCCTCAGGCTCATAAAAAGTTGGTTGATGGAACATGGGATAGAAAAAACTTTCAAGGTGTAGAGCTTCATAATAAAACCTTAGGAATTATTGGGATGGGTCGAATTGGTTCGGAAGTTGCTAAACGAGCAAAGGCTTTTCAAATGAACGTAATTGGTTACGATCCTTATTTGACAAACGAACGTGCTCAAAAGCTTGGGGTAACAAACGGCACTGTGGATGATATCGTTACACAAGCAGACTTTATCACCGTGCATACTCCACTAATGAAAGAGACCAAACATCTTTTAAACGACAAGCAATTTGCTAAAATGAAACCTACCACTCGTGTTATCAACTGTGCACGTGGCGGAATTATTGATGAAAAAGCCTTGTTACATGCATTAGACAACGGACTGATTGCTGCAGCCGCACTTGATGTATATGAAGAAGAGCCTCCTGTAAATAATCCATTGGTAGGACATCCACGAGTTGTTACAACTCCTCACCTAGGGGCATCTACTGTGGAAGCTCAAGAAAACGTTGCAATTGATGTATCCGAAGAATTACTTAAAGTATTACGTAATGAAACTTTCAAAAACGCAGTAAACTTACCTACTGTAGATGCTCATTTGATGGAATGCGTACAACCCTTCTTCTCACTCTCAGAGAAATTAGGACAATTCTTAGCTCAGCTCACAATCGGTGCATTACAAGAAGTGAAAATTACGTATAGTGGAGAATTATCAGAAATGAGCACCTCTCCATTAACTCGCACGATTTTAAAAGGCTTATTAGCTTATCGATTAGGTGCCGAAGTAAACTACATTAATGCACCCTATCTAGCAAAAAAGCGGGACATCTCGGTTACAGAAGAAAAATCAACAATTTCTCGTGGTTTTACAAACTTAATCACCGTGACACTCCGCTCCAATCTAGAGACAAGAACTATTGCTGGTACTCGCTTAAATGGCTTTGGTGATCGAATTGTTAAAATTGATCAGTCCACCATTGATGTACAACCCCAAGGCTACCTAATGTACGTTCAGCATAATGACCGTCCGGGTGTTATTGGATATGTTGGCAGCGTGCTTGGTCAAAACGGTGTCAATATCGCCACCATGCAGGTAGGTCGCAAGGATGTAGGCGGGGATGCCATTATGATGCTAACAGTCGATAAACCACTCAGTGCTGAACTGTTGGATGAACTAGGTCAATCCCTTGAAATCTCTAGCGTAACGCAAATTGAATTGTAA
- a CDS encoding ArsB/NhaD family transporter, translating to MGSQAYLALTFFLLTYACIISEKIHRTIIAMVGAVLLIITGIVSQEHALHYIDFNTLGLLIGMMILVAITSQTGLFKYMAIKAAKLAKGNPSMILIYLSLITALASAFLDNVTTVLLIVPITFSIAHSLRVNPIPYLISEILAANIGGTATLIGDPPNIMIGSAVPELDFMAFLTNLAPIIVPIMTVTLALLYFIYRKQLVTAPALQAKIMELNEKEELTDIRLVVKSLIVLGLTITGFVIHNLLGLETATIALTGAFFLLLLTGENYLEDALLQVEWTTLFFFVGLFILVGGLVETGVIDLLAKKVMSLTGGGAMSSAFLILWLSAIASAFVDNIPFVATMIPLIKGLGHLGIQNIEPLWWSLSLGACLGGNGTVIGASANVIVIGLAMKDGYRITFLGFMKVAFPLMLLSILMANLYVYLVYFM from the coding sequence ATGGGCAGCCAGGCTTATCTTGCGCTTACGTTCTTTCTTCTTACGTACGCATGTATCATCAGTGAAAAAATTCATCGAACAATTATTGCGATGGTTGGTGCTGTCCTGCTGATTATAACAGGCATTGTCAGTCAAGAACATGCACTTCATTACATTGACTTTAATACACTTGGGCTTCTGATTGGTATGATGATCCTAGTAGCAATCACTTCTCAGACTGGTCTTTTTAAGTATATGGCGATTAAAGCTGCTAAATTAGCGAAGGGCAACCCCTCTATGATTCTCATCTATCTTAGCTTGATTACAGCGCTGGCTTCCGCATTTTTAGACAACGTAACCACTGTCTTATTAATTGTTCCCATCACTTTTAGTATCGCTCACTCCCTTAGAGTAAATCCCATTCCCTATCTCATTAGTGAAATTTTAGCCGCTAATATTGGAGGTACAGCAACATTAATTGGTGACCCACCAAATATCATGATCGGTAGCGCTGTTCCTGAGCTAGACTTCATGGCTTTTCTAACAAATCTAGCCCCTATCATTGTGCCTATCATGACCGTAACGCTTGCCTTATTATATTTTATTTATCGTAAGCAATTAGTGACAGCTCCAGCTTTGCAAGCAAAAATTATGGAATTAAATGAAAAGGAAGAGTTGACCGACATCCGCTTAGTAGTAAAATCTCTTATTGTGCTAGGTCTTACCATCACAGGTTTTGTTATTCATAACCTGCTGGGATTAGAAACAGCTACCATCGCTTTAACAGGTGCTTTTTTCTTATTATTGTTAACCGGTGAAAACTATTTAGAGGATGCTTTGTTACAGGTAGAATGGACAACCCTGTTCTTCTTTGTGGGGCTATTTATTTTGGTAGGTGGATTAGTAGAAACAGGAGTAATCGATTTACTGGCGAAGAAAGTAATGTCACTAACAGGCGGAGGAGCTATGAGCTCTGCTTTTCTCATTCTCTGGTTAAGTGCGATCGCATCAGCATTCGTCGATAACATTCCATTTGTGGCTACGATGATACCCCTGATTAAGGGCTTAGGCCATTTGGGTATACAAAATATAGAGCCCCTTTGGTGGAGTTTATCACTTGGAGCATGTCTAGGCGGAAATGGAACTGTAATCGGTGCTAGTGCTAATGTTATTGTGATCGGTTTGGCAATGAAGGATGGTTATCGCATTACATTTCTAGGCTTTATGAAAGTCGCTTTCCCACTCATGCTCCTCTCCATATTGATGGCTAATCTCTATGTGTATCTAGTTTATTTCATGTAA